In Actinomycetota bacterium, a genomic segment contains:
- the dsrB gene encoding dissimilatory-type sulfite reductase subunit beta: MATEAKRVTDIGPPHYEQFLHPIIKENYGKWQYHDSIKPGVLSHTGPSGTIYTVRCASPRLVSTNFLNNIMDLADKYSDGYFRFTSRNNIEFLLAKEENIDPLIADLNAMGTLVGGTNNAISNPVHTQGWVHCHSAATDASGLVKAVMDELSEYFTSEKLPAKLRVAVACCLNMCGAVHASDIAILGLHRTPPRIDNEALPKQCEIPTTVASCPNNAIRPTSVDGKTTVKVDEDKCMYCGNCFTVCPAMPLADPINDGVSIWVGGKISNARSEPMFTKLAIPYLPNNPPRWPEVTDAVKSIVELYAANARPFERVGEWINRIGWEKFFDMSGIEFTKYHLDDFRHAGTTYRRSLHNRY; this comes from the coding sequence ATGGCGACTGAAGCAAAGAGAGTCACGGATATCGGACCGCCTCATTACGAGCAGTTCCTGCATCCGATCATCAAGGAGAACTACGGCAAGTGGCAGTACCACGACTCGATCAAACCGGGCGTACTCTCCCATACTGGGCCGTCCGGAACGATCTACACCGTGCGTTGTGCTTCACCGAGGCTTGTGAGCACAAACTTCCTCAACAACATCATGGACCTGGCGGACAAGTACAGCGACGGTTACTTCCGTTTCACCAGCCGTAACAACATCGAGTTCCTGCTCGCCAAGGAAGAGAACATCGATCCGCTGATCGCCGACCTGAACGCGATGGGCACCCTGGTAGGCGGCACCAACAACGCCATCTCCAACCCGGTCCATACCCAGGGCTGGGTACACTGCCATTCGGCGGCTACCGATGCCTCGGGTCTGGTCAAGGCAGTCATGGATGAGCTGTCCGAGTACTTCACATCAGAGAAGCTGCCTGCGAAACTGCGCGTGGCTGTGGCCTGCTGCCTGAACATGTGCGGCGCCGTCCACGCCTCTGACATCGCCATCCTCGGTCTGCACCGCACGCCGCCTCGTATCGACAACGAAGCGTTGCCGAAACAGTGCGAGATCCCGACCACTGTCGCTTCCTGTCCGAACAACGCCATCCGGCCGACTTCGGTTGATGGTAAGACGACGGTCAAGGTCGACGAAGACAAGTGCATGTACTGCGGTAACTGCTTCACCGTATGCCCGGCGATGCCGCTGGCCGATCCAATCAACGACGGCGTCTCCATCTGGGTCGGAGGAAAGATCTCCAACGCCAGAAGCGAACCCATGTTCACGAAGCTGGCAATACCGTACCTGCCGAACAATCCGCCGCGCTGGCCTGAAGTCACCGACGCGGTCAAGTCGATTGTCGAGCTGTACGCCGCTAACGCCCGTCCGTTCGAGCGTGTAGGCGAGTGGATCAACCGCATCGGTTGGGAGAAATTCTTCGACATGAGCGGTATAGAGTTCACCAAGTACCACCTCGATGACTTCCGTCACGCGGGTACGACCTACAGAAGGTCTCTACACAACAGATACTAG
- the nrfD gene encoding polysulfide reductase NrfD — translation MANYYFSRIDGKSAGFWTASAICAGLVLGWLVATLIRFTQGFYLTGQSTSVTWGGAKVIFVLFVGLSAGSLMISGLAVIFKQKEYKVLSRVAAFNSVLFMVGALSILISDWGRPDRLFLPFYMINPRSMLSLNAFIYMSYMTIGVLYLWAQFKESDRWTNVMGTAAVVAAVFVHSGTGFIFGIINGRDMYFSSITPLAFVVAALSSGTALAMVMLFLTFKYTKRYIDPRFYLQLSKIMLALMIFVFYLVTIEHLTHLYDPEFQHGEMFVMFGGNFFTFVFWVQLYLVGLFIPIFILFNPATRNKIGWILGASVMHVIGVLGERMLFILPGQVLAQPILPGYELSSGFQDGINVTYIPRLVEWVQFAGIFALIGLVYLMGLKLLPLMPREGIFVKPVHAEEPVEETEEEESVGAVEGLAEGAQA, via the coding sequence GTGGCGAATTACTATTTCTCCAGAATCGATGGTAAAAGCGCGGGTTTCTGGACCGCCAGCGCTATCTGCGCGGGCCTGGTACTCGGCTGGCTTGTGGCAACTCTCATCAGGTTCACGCAGGGCTTCTATCTGACCGGCCAGAGCACTTCGGTGACCTGGGGCGGCGCCAAGGTTATCTTTGTGCTGTTCGTGGGTCTTAGCGCCGGTTCTCTGATGATCTCGGGACTCGCGGTAATCTTCAAGCAGAAGGAATACAAGGTGCTTTCCAGGGTAGCCGCTTTCAACTCGGTGCTGTTCATGGTGGGCGCGCTCTCCATCCTCATCTCCGACTGGGGCCGCCCGGATCGCCTGTTCCTTCCCTTCTACATGATCAATCCGCGTTCGATGCTCTCACTGAACGCTTTCATCTATATGAGTTACATGACCATCGGTGTGCTCTACCTCTGGGCGCAGTTCAAGGAGAGCGATCGCTGGACCAATGTCATGGGAACCGCCGCGGTCGTAGCCGCCGTCTTCGTGCACTCCGGCACCGGCTTCATCTTCGGTATCATCAACGGTCGCGACATGTACTTCTCGTCGATCACGCCGCTCGCTTTTGTAGTCGCGGCCCTTTCTTCGGGAACCGCGCTGGCGATGGTGATGCTTTTCCTGACTTTCAAATACACGAAGCGCTATATCGACCCGCGTTTCTACCTGCAGCTTTCCAAGATCATGCTGGCTTTGATGATCTTCGTCTTCTACCTGGTGACCATCGAGCACCTGACTCACCTGTATGATCCCGAGTTCCAGCACGGTGAGATGTTCGTCATGTTCGGAGGCAATTTCTTTACCTTCGTCTTCTGGGTGCAGCTGTACCTGGTGGGGCTTTTCATCCCCATATTCATCCTCTTCAACCCGGCTACGAGGAACAAGATCGGCTGGATCCTGGGCGCATCGGTCATGCACGTCATCGGAGTGCTCGGCGAGCGCATGCTGTTCATCCTTCCCGGACAGGTGCTGGCTCAGCCGATCCTGCCCGGGTACGAGCTGTCCAGTGGTTTCCAGGACGGCATCAACGTCACCTATATCCCGCGTCTGGTCGAATGGGTCCAGTTCGCTGGTATTTTCGCTCTCATTGGGCTCGTATACCTCATGGGTCTGAAGCTGCTGCCGCTCATGCCGAGGGAGGGCATCTTCGTGAAGCCCGTCCACGCTGAGGAGCCAGTAGAGGAGACTGAGGAAGAAGAGAGCGTTGGGGCAGTAGAAGGTTTGGCAGAGGGAGCCCAGGCCTAA
- a CDS encoding molybdopterin-dependent oxidoreductase: MSSRVVRILKFETAAALVLLGLSLFPLGCGDEEPVKLEGVEVREYQGKDLSSVATDFVENSIKGPQYIDQESYRLEVGGLVDRPREYTYDEVLSHQSYSKVSTLECVEGWKVDILWEGMLVRDLFQEAGVKPEANTVVMYAADGYTSSYPLSWFYDRDIIMAWKMNDITIPSERGFPFHLVAEDKWGYKWIKWITKIELTSDPSFRGYWESRGYNQDGARTGPKFGF; this comes from the coding sequence ATGAGCTCACGCGTCGTCAGGATATTGAAATTCGAGACAGCCGCGGCGCTGGTCCTGCTGGGGCTTTCTTTATTCCCGCTCGGCTGTGGCGATGAAGAGCCCGTCAAGCTCGAGGGCGTGGAGGTACGCGAGTATCAGGGTAAGGACCTCTCCTCGGTCGCCACCGATTTCGTCGAGAACTCGATCAAGGGCCCGCAGTATATCGATCAGGAAAGTTACAGGCTTGAGGTCGGCGGACTGGTAGACCGGCCCCGCGAATACACTTACGACGAAGTGCTGTCCCACCAGAGTTATTCCAAGGTCTCCACCCTGGAGTGCGTGGAGGGCTGGAAGGTGGATATCCTCTGGGAGGGGATGCTGGTGCGCGACCTTTTCCAGGAGGCGGGCGTGAAGCCGGAAGCCAACACCGTGGTCATGTACGCGGCGGATGGCTATACCTCTTCGTATCCGCTGTCGTGGTTCTATGACAGGGATATCATCATGGCCTGGAAGATGAACGATATCACCATCCCCTCTGAACGCGGCTTCCCCTTCCACCTGGTCGCCGAGGACAAGTGGGGCTACAAATGGATCAAGTGGATCACGAAGATCGAGCTGACCAGCGACCCTAGCTTCCGCGGGTACTGGGAGTCGCGCGGATATAACCAGGATGGAGCGAGGACGGGGCCGAAGTTCGGGTTCTAG
- the dsrA gene encoding dissimilatory-type sulfite reductase subunit alpha produces MADDLKTPLLDELEKGPWPSFVTDIKTCVDKSDMCKDLLGQLEKSYEDRRGYWKHGGLVGVMGYGGGVIGRYSALPEEYPGVSHFHTVRVNQPSGWFYTTDALREIMQIWDEHGSGLTNMHGSTGDMVLLGTRTEELEPIFRALTEKGWDLGGSGSDLRTPSCCNGPARCEMACYDTMDMTYNLTKSYQDELHRPMFNYKYKIKMSGCPNDCTAAIARSDMGIIGIWRDAIKVDQAAFAEYVDSGMDIQGAVVDLCPTSCITVEGKEINIDDSDCVKCMHCLNRLPKALSPGDDRGFAICLGAKAPIVEGALFGSVIIPFMKIEDGDYEPLHDLLERIWEFWDEHGTARERIGEFIERISLATFLEGIGEDPSPKMVKAPRDNPYIFYEEYYEEEGEGASEE; encoded by the coding sequence ATGGCAGATGATCTCAAGACTCCGCTCCTAGACGAGCTGGAAAAGGGACCCTGGCCCAGCTTTGTCACGGACATCAAGACTTGCGTAGACAAGTCTGACATGTGCAAAGACCTTCTGGGTCAGCTGGAAAAGTCCTATGAGGACAGGCGTGGCTACTGGAAGCACGGCGGCCTCGTAGGCGTCATGGGCTATGGCGGTGGCGTTATCGGCCGTTACTCAGCCCTGCCGGAAGAGTATCCCGGCGTTTCACATTTTCACACTGTTCGTGTGAATCAGCCTTCCGGCTGGTTCTATACCACGGACGCGCTCCGCGAGATCATGCAGATCTGGGACGAGCACGGCTCAGGCCTCACCAACATGCACGGCTCCACCGGTGACATGGTCCTTCTCGGAACCCGCACGGAAGAGCTGGAGCCCATCTTCAGGGCCCTGACGGAAAAAGGCTGGGACCTTGGCGGCTCCGGTTCTGACCTCCGTACGCCCAGCTGCTGCAACGGCCCCGCCCGTTGCGAGATGGCCTGTTATGACACGATGGACATGACCTACAACCTGACGAAGAGTTATCAGGACGAGCTGCACCGCCCCATGTTCAACTACAAGTACAAGATCAAGATGTCCGGCTGCCCGAACGACTGCACCGCCGCCATCGCCCGCTCGGACATGGGCATCATCGGTATCTGGCGCGACGCGATCAAGGTCGACCAGGCTGCCTTTGCCGAGTATGTCGATAGCGGCATGGACATCCAGGGCGCTGTCGTGGACCTCTGCCCGACCAGCTGCATCACGGTCGAGGGCAAGGAGATCAATATCGACGACAGCGATTGCGTCAAGTGCATGCATTGCCTCAACCGTCTGCCCAAGGCTCTTTCACCGGGCGACGACAGGGGCTTCGCGATCTGCCTCGGAGCCAAGGCTCCGATCGTGGAAGGCGCGCTCTTCGGTTCGGTCATCATCCCCTTCATGAAGATCGAGGATGGCGACTACGAGCCGCTGCACGACCTGCTCGAGCGCATCTGGGAGTTCTGGGATGAGCACGGCACCGCCCGCGAGCGCATCGGCGAGTTCATCGAGCGCATCAGCCTCGCGACCTTCCTGGAAGGTATCGGCGAAGATCCGTCGCCGAAGATGGTCAAGGCCCCGAGGGACAATCCCTACATCTTCTACGAAGAGTACTACGAAGAAGAGGGAGAAGGCGCAAGCGAGGAATAG
- the dsrH gene encoding sulfurtransferase complex subunit TusB, whose amino-acid sequence MLHLINKSPFESMSLEDCLKYANKGSSILLYEDGIYAAMPGTAVAERMTAAASDYKVYVLKEDMQLRGVDKVMDGITEVDYAGFVGLVEESKTASW is encoded by the coding sequence ATGCTTCACCTGATTAATAAATCACCATTCGAATCAATGTCACTTGAGGATTGCCTCAAGTATGCTAACAAGGGCTCGTCCATCCTGCTTTACGAGGATGGCATCTATGCGGCAATGCCAGGCACCGCAGTCGCTGAAAGAATGACTGCCGCCGCCAGTGACTACAAGGTCTACGTCCTCAAGGAGGACATGCAGTTACGCGGCGTCGACAAGGTGATGGATGGCATCACTGAGGTCGACTACGCTGGCTTTGTGGGCCTGGTCGAGGAGAGCAAGACCGCCAGCTGGTAA
- the rmuC gene encoding DNA recombination protein RmuC, with protein MDLIVITSLVLSLATLFLLVVVLRRLPAGDGVDTGAAIRQELRLSREEASNAARELREEVAHTQKASADTIVRTMGAMGTSQQEQLQGVAAGIGRLTDSNAEQLAKLRDTVDGQLKVLQESNERKLDQMRVTVDEKLHSTLEKRLGESFRLVSERLEAVQKGLGEMQNLATGVGDLKRVLTNVKARGTWGEVQLGAILEQILTPDQYAANVQTSDCSSERVEYAIKLPGREDQPEAVVWLPIDAKFPHEDYARLVDATEQADAEAARVALSALLRAVEKAAGDIQNKYLNPPKTTDFAIMFLPTEGLYAEVLRHPGMVEKMQQKYRVVVAGPTTLSAILNSLWMGFRTLAIEQRSSEVWQVLAAVKTEFGNFGDVLAKVRKQLHTAEKTIGDTEVRTRAMKRKLREVEQLPSESAAEILNLTLPDEEEGGDTSDTGESDDAGDR; from the coding sequence ATGGATCTCATCGTTATAACAAGCCTTGTTCTATCGCTTGCGACCCTGTTTCTGCTGGTTGTCGTCCTGCGCAGACTCCCGGCTGGAGATGGTGTTGACACCGGAGCAGCGATCAGGCAGGAACTCCGGCTGAGCCGTGAAGAAGCTTCGAACGCGGCCCGCGAGTTGCGCGAAGAAGTAGCCCACACTCAGAAAGCCTCAGCTGACACTATCGTCCGAACCATGGGCGCCATGGGCACGAGTCAGCAGGAGCAGCTTCAGGGAGTCGCTGCCGGCATCGGCAGGCTCACCGACTCGAATGCAGAACAGCTGGCGAAACTGCGTGATACCGTCGACGGCCAGCTGAAGGTCCTGCAGGAAAGCAACGAGCGGAAGCTCGACCAGATGCGCGTCACCGTGGATGAAAAACTCCACAGTACCCTGGAAAAACGGCTGGGCGAGTCGTTCCGACTGGTCAGTGAGAGGCTGGAGGCTGTCCAGAAAGGGCTGGGCGAGATGCAGAACCTGGCCACCGGGGTCGGCGACCTCAAAAGAGTTCTAACCAACGTCAAGGCGCGCGGCACCTGGGGCGAAGTCCAGCTTGGAGCCATCCTCGAACAGATCCTGACTCCGGACCAGTATGCCGCGAACGTCCAGACCAGCGACTGCTCTTCAGAGAGGGTCGAATATGCGATAAAGCTGCCGGGTAGGGAAGACCAGCCTGAAGCGGTGGTCTGGCTGCCGATTGATGCCAAGTTCCCACATGAGGATTATGCCAGACTGGTGGACGCCACCGAGCAGGCAGATGCAGAAGCTGCGAGAGTGGCCCTGTCGGCCCTTTTGCGGGCGGTTGAAAAAGCGGCCGGGGATATCCAGAACAAGTATCTCAATCCGCCGAAGACCACTGATTTCGCCATCATGTTCCTGCCCACTGAAGGGCTGTATGCTGAGGTCCTGCGCCATCCCGGCATGGTCGAGAAGATGCAGCAGAAATACCGGGTGGTAGTCGCCGGCCCAACCACTCTCTCCGCTATCCTCAACAGCCTCTGGATGGGATTCCGTACCCTTGCTATCGAGCAGCGCTCAAGTGAAGTCTGGCAGGTGCTGGCGGCGGTCAAGACGGAGTTCGGGAATTTCGGCGACGTGCTGGCGAAGGTCAGGAAGCAGTTGCACACCGCTGAGAAGACCATCGGCGACACCGAGGTGCGCACACGGGCGATGAAGCGCAAGCTGCGCGAGGTCGAGCAACTGCCATCTGAATCGGCGGCGGAGATCCTCAATCTCACCCTGCCCGATGAGGAAGAAGGCGGAGATACCAGCGATACTGGAGAAAGCGACGATGCCGGCGACCGCTAA
- a CDS encoding FAD-dependent oxidoreductase, whose protein sequence is MAVVLKIRKREIGAASYSRGGEGSHLRPAYVKKTPPCSNACPAGNDIRGFLTTVSQTEMFKREYDESFEQAWRLLTETNPLPSIIGRVCPHFCETDCNRNAKDGAVSINQVERYLGDFGLKHNLKHEKLTDETKSEKIAVVGSGPAGLSAAFQMARRGYPVTIFEAFEKSGGMLRYGIPSYRLPEDILDAEVKAITDLGVEIKYGTRVGTDVSMDDLKKDYDGIYLAIGAHEGWTMGIPGEEGEGVMSAVEFLNKVNAGESMDVSGKKVLIIGGGNSAVDAARVSWRMGADSEIIYRRTRDEMPAEEEEIDDTLEEGINIQYLTAPVEIVRDGGKVTGLKCIKMELGEPDDSGRRRPEPVEGSEFVIDCDMVLPAIGQGAQFDGLDTFKDEKGWITVDEATGATSEDGVWAGGDVTNRLGTVTEAIGLGRKAANAMDHHIRGEEIPKEFPLKVIKSDQMALNYYAEASRVEKQHIPVDDRKGNFNEVVSTWTDDQCKEESIRCMSCGMCFDCGNCYSFCSYSAVKKLDERDEKGNPYKFRLEVCVGCAKCAEECPCGYIDMA, encoded by the coding sequence ATGGCAGTAGTATTAAAGATCAGAAAGCGAGAGATCGGCGCGGCCAGTTACAGCCGCGGCGGCGAAGGTTCACACCTGCGTCCGGCTTACGTCAAGAAGACGCCGCCTTGCAGCAACGCCTGCCCTGCAGGTAACGATATCCGCGGCTTCCTGACGACCGTCTCCCAGACGGAGATGTTCAAGCGCGAATATGACGAGTCCTTCGAGCAGGCATGGCGCCTGCTGACTGAGACCAATCCGCTGCCGTCCATCATCGGCCGTGTCTGCCCGCACTTCTGTGAGACAGACTGTAACCGCAACGCCAAGGACGGCGCCGTATCGATCAACCAGGTAGAGCGTTACTTGGGTGATTTCGGACTCAAGCATAACCTGAAGCACGAGAAGCTAACCGACGAGACAAAGAGTGAGAAGATCGCCGTCGTCGGTTCGGGTCCGGCTGGCCTTTCGGCTGCCTTCCAGATGGCCCGCCGGGGTTATCCGGTGACCATCTTCGAGGCATTCGAGAAGTCCGGCGGTATGCTCCGCTATGGTATCCCGAGCTATCGTCTGCCGGAAGACATCCTGGACGCCGAAGTAAAGGCGATCACCGACCTGGGAGTCGAGATCAAGTACGGCACCCGCGTTGGCACCGATGTCTCCATGGACGATCTCAAGAAGGACTATGACGGGATCTACCTCGCTATCGGCGCCCACGAAGGTTGGACCATGGGCATCCCCGGCGAGGAAGGCGAAGGCGTCATGAGCGCCGTCGAGTTCCTCAACAAGGTCAACGCTGGCGAGAGTATGGACGTCAGCGGCAAGAAAGTGCTGATCATCGGTGGCGGTAACAGCGCCGTTGACGCCGCCCGCGTCTCCTGGCGCATGGGCGCGGATTCCGAGATCATCTACCGGCGTACTCGCGACGAGATGCCGGCTGAGGAAGAAGAGATCGACGATACCCTCGAGGAGGGAATCAACATCCAGTACCTGACTGCTCCGGTCGAGATAGTGCGCGACGGTGGCAAGGTCACCGGTCTCAAGTGCATCAAGATGGAGCTGGGCGAGCCTGACGACAGCGGTCGCCGGCGTCCGGAGCCCGTCGAAGGTTCCGAGTTCGTCATCGATTGCGACATGGTGCTGCCGGCCATCGGCCAGGGCGCCCAGTTCGATGGACTCGACACCTTCAAGGATGAGAAGGGCTGGATCACCGTAGATGAGGCCACCGGAGCCACCAGCGAAGACGGAGTCTGGGCCGGCGGCGATGTGACCAACAGGCTTGGCACCGTGACTGAGGCTATCGGCCTCGGCCGCAAGGCTGCCAACGCCATGGATCATCACATCCGCGGCGAGGAGATCCCCAAGGAGTTCCCGCTGAAGGTCATCAAGTCCGACCAGATGGCGCTGAATTACTATGCCGAGGCGTCGAGGGTGGAGAAGCAGCATATCCCCGTCGACGATCGCAAGGGTAACTTCAACGAGGTCGTCTCCACCTGGACAGATGACCAGTGCAAGGAAGAGAGCATCCGCTGCATGAGCTGCGGCATGTGCTTCGACTGCGGTAACTGCTACTCGTTCTGTTCCTACAGCGCCGTCAAGAAACTCGACGAGCGTGATGAGAAAGGCAACCCGTACAAGTTCAGGCTCGAAGTCTGCGTGGGCTGCGCCAAGTGCGCAGAGGAATGCCCGTGCGGTTACATCGATATGGCCTGA
- the tusC gene encoding sulfurtransferase complex subunit TusC, translating into MAKLMVVFRTAPYGSIYSFEGLENVLIMGAYDQDVSVLFIDDGVLAIKNGMDNSSTGIKNFSPTFRALEAYDIEKIYIDRTSMESRGLTLEDLVIEPEIIEADAVEKMMEEQKNFFMF; encoded by the coding sequence ATGGCAAAACTTATGGTCGTATTCCGCACGGCTCCGTACGGATCGATCTATTCTTTTGAAGGCCTGGAGAACGTGCTCATCATGGGCGCGTACGATCAGGATGTCAGCGTGCTCTTCATCGATGACGGCGTGCTTGCCATCAAGAACGGCATGGATAATTCCAGCACCGGCATCAAGAACTTCTCGCCAACCTTCAGGGCCCTTGAAGCCTATGATATCGAAAAGATCTATATCGACAGGACATCCATGGAATCCCGCGGGCTTACGCTCGAGGACCTGGTCATCGAACCCGAGATCATCGAAGCCGACGCAGTCGAGAAGATGATGGAGGAGCAGAAGAACTTCTTCATGTTCTAG
- the tusD gene encoding sulfurtransferase complex subunit TusD: MRFGLLITEGPYQHEASDSAYQFAKAALAKGHEILRVFFYQDGVLNSTKLMDPQADDRHIQKQWTELATSNNIDVIVCVAAAKRRGINDDVIAEGFKIGGLGMLTELAIEADRLVEFRA, translated from the coding sequence GTGAGATTTGGATTATTGATCACGGAAGGGCCATATCAGCACGAGGCTTCGGACAGCGCCTACCAGTTCGCCAAGGCAGCGCTGGCCAAGGGTCACGAGATCCTGCGCGTATTCTTTTATCAGGATGGCGTACTCAACTCCACCAAGCTGATGGATCCGCAGGCGGATGACCGTCACATCCAGAAGCAGTGGACCGAGCTGGCGACCAGCAACAACATCGATGTCATCGTCTGCGTAGCCGCAGCCAAGCGGCGCGGCATCAACGATGACGTCATCGCCGAAGGCTTCAAGATCGGCGGCCTGGGAATGCTAACAGAACTTGCGATCGAGGCGGACCGCCTCGTTGAATTCAGAGCCTAA
- a CDS encoding PQQ-binding-like beta-propeller repeat protein, giving the protein MRTPHPFTSGHTMALALIVFLALNIFFELIMISITLADSETLRMYLQPQLTGVMLVILTALAFLTWSFRVHRNLAALGARDVKGMSIWAIAWFFIPFANLFVPYFFLREIWRGSDPNADMSNAFAWKNAKVPYWVITWWVSWVLSVYVVWSVWYISSTLKIEAAVLAILFVGRIDIWQVKKYGRLLEKGDTDLKTAPIEMGRADPVMVRNSPSVAQPVWNQKTAGEIVSSPAVAGGRVFFGSGDGYFYALDAATGEIIWRSKGDGPMDSSPAAAGDAVCFSGSSFVTAVDAASGHEKWKLTIERAIPPSLAVDGGRLYFGTYDKCLHALDVSTGHELWRFKAGDIIDCCPAIADGIVFVGCFDKTLYAIETSSGILRWSVKIKGAIDGPPAVNGSRIFFGSHDCFLRAADIETGSILWEFKTGSPISTRPAIDLGLVVFGSYDNYVYALDEETGVQKWEFQTENSVASSPVIADGAVYFGSFDRMMYSVDLATGTERWRYPSLDWVQSSPAIVGGVIYFGSKDGHFYAIRDTVRS; this is encoded by the coding sequence ATGCGAACTCCACACCCGTTCACCTCGGGTCATACAATGGCGCTCGCCCTGATTGTTTTTCTTGCGCTTAATATCTTTTTTGAACTGATCATGATCTCGATCACCCTGGCTGACAGCGAAACATTGCGCATGTACCTTCAGCCACAACTGACCGGCGTGATGCTTGTGATACTGACGGCGCTTGCTTTTCTCACCTGGTCGTTCCGCGTACATCGAAACCTGGCCGCGCTTGGCGCCCGTGACGTGAAGGGCATGTCGATCTGGGCGATCGCCTGGTTCTTTATCCCCTTTGCGAACCTGTTTGTCCCTTATTTCTTTTTACGGGAGATATGGAGAGGCAGCGATCCCAATGCGGATATGTCCAATGCCTTCGCCTGGAAGAACGCGAAGGTGCCCTACTGGGTGATTACGTGGTGGGTATCGTGGGTGCTTTCGGTATATGTCGTCTGGTCTGTCTGGTACATATCATCCACCCTCAAAATCGAAGCGGCCGTTCTGGCTATCCTCTTTGTCGGCAGGATCGATATCTGGCAGGTGAAGAAGTACGGACGGCTGTTGGAAAAGGGTGATACGGATCTGAAGACCGCCCCGATTGAGATGGGACGGGCCGACCCTGTCATGGTCAGGAACAGCCCTTCGGTGGCACAGCCTGTCTGGAATCAAAAGACAGCGGGAGAGATAGTATCTTCGCCGGCGGTTGCCGGTGGAAGGGTTTTTTTCGGCAGCGGCGATGGATATTTCTATGCCCTGGATGCCGCCACCGGCGAAATCATATGGCGTTCGAAGGGAGACGGACCGATGGACTCCAGCCCAGCCGCCGCCGGTGACGCCGTCTGTTTCAGTGGCAGCTCTTTCGTCACAGCAGTCGATGCTGCATCAGGACATGAGAAGTGGAAACTAACGATCGAGAGAGCGATACCTCCTTCTCTCGCGGTCGACGGGGGCAGACTCTATTTCGGTACTTACGACAAATGCCTGCATGCTCTTGACGTGTCGACGGGGCATGAGCTGTGGCGCTTCAAAGCCGGTGACATCATTGACTGCTGCCCGGCAATCGCAGATGGCATCGTTTTTGTGGGGTGCTTTGATAAGACTCTCTACGCGATCGAGACTTCCAGCGGCATCCTCAGATGGAGCGTAAAAATCAAGGGGGCAATAGACGGCCCCCCGGCAGTAAATGGCTCGCGCATCTTCTTCGGCAGCCATGACTGCTTCCTCAGGGCCGCGGATATCGAAACTGGTTCGATACTGTGGGAGTTCAAGACCGGCAGCCCGATATCCACTCGCCCGGCGATCGACCTGGGTCTGGTCGTTTTTGGCAGCTACGATAATTACGTCTACGCCCTGGACGAAGAAACGGGAGTGCAGAAATGGGAGTTTCAGACTGAGAATTCGGTGGCATCATCACCTGTGATTGCGGATGGAGCCGTCTATTTCGGGAGTTTTGACCGGATGATGTATTCGGTAGATCTGGCTACTGGAACAGAGCGGTGGCGTTACCCCTCTCTTGACTGGGTCCAGTCCTCGCCGGCGATTGTAGGTGGAGTCATCTATTTTGGCAGCAAGGACGGCCATTTCTATGCAATCAGGGATACAGTCAGATCCTGA